In a single window of the uncultured Dysgonomonas sp. genome:
- the traM gene encoding conjugative transposon protein TraM has product MEQEDLNKGTPPETEAIAEVEPSVTDSKPEARKESPKPPKPELSIAERNKRKKMLIMPLFFLIFGGVMWLIFAPSDDGKEQAIGLTGFNAELPVPKDEGIVEGKRDAYEREAMRQKEQEKMKSLQDFSSMFNEAQQNDYEQKDNAYNTSLQAEQPRSSTPRTVQSSATAYQDINKQLGDWYEKPAGTDRQSQSTMEQRIQELERKQEEAEAKKAEEDEQTALLEKSYQMAARYMPAQQGEQPTEDVNITRTGEKVKVQPVKQVHQNVVSLLSAPMSNDEFIAAYSQPRNMGFLTAAGNEGIQDKNSIRACVNQTVTLTNGKEVQLRLLEPMRAGKILIPANTLVTGACRIGGERLEVTINSIQYAGNIIPVELKVYDMDGQSGIFVPNNDEVKAAKEVASTLASSAGTSIMISDNAGSQLAADMGKGLIQGAAQYVSKKMSVVKVTLKANYKLLLLPKEN; this is encoded by the coding sequence ATGGAACAGGAAGATTTGAATAAAGGAACACCACCCGAAACGGAGGCTATTGCTGAAGTAGAACCATCCGTAACGGATAGTAAACCGGAAGCGAGAAAAGAATCGCCCAAACCACCAAAGCCGGAACTTTCGATAGCAGAGAGAAATAAGCGAAAAAAGATGTTGATTATGCCACTGTTCTTCTTAATCTTCGGTGGTGTAATGTGGCTCATCTTCGCTCCGTCGGATGATGGAAAAGAGCAGGCGATAGGACTGACAGGTTTCAATGCCGAACTGCCCGTACCTAAGGATGAGGGCATAGTAGAAGGGAAGCGAGATGCCTACGAACGGGAAGCAATGCGGCAAAAGGAGCAAGAGAAAATGAAGTCTTTACAAGATTTTTCTTCGATGTTCAACGAGGCACAGCAGAACGATTATGAACAAAAGGACAATGCCTACAATACTTCATTGCAAGCAGAACAGCCTCGAAGTTCAACTCCTCGTACTGTGCAATCCTCGGCAACTGCCTATCAGGACATCAACAAGCAATTGGGTGATTGGTACGAAAAGCCTGCTGGAACGGACAGACAGTCACAGTCTACGATGGAACAGCGAATACAGGAATTGGAACGAAAGCAGGAAGAAGCCGAAGCGAAAAAAGCGGAAGAGGACGAACAAACAGCTTTGCTTGAAAAATCTTACCAAATGGCAGCACGCTATATGCCTGCACAGCAGGGAGAACAACCAACAGAAGATGTAAACATAACACGTACAGGCGAGAAAGTCAAAGTACAACCCGTTAAGCAAGTGCATCAGAATGTCGTATCTCTACTATCTGCTCCAATGTCCAATGATGAGTTTATCGCCGCATATAGTCAGCCCCGAAACATGGGATTTCTGACTGCCGCAGGCAATGAGGGAATACAGGATAAGAACAGCATCCGTGCCTGTGTAAATCAAACCGTAACCCTGACCAATGGCAAAGAAGTACAACTTCGTCTTTTAGAACCAATGAGGGCAGGCAAAATATTGATACCTGCCAATACCTTAGTAACAGGAGCTTGCCGGATTGGTGGCGAACGTCTGGAGGTAACGATCAACTCCATTCAGTATGCCGGAAACATTATTCCTGTCGAGCTGAAAGTGTACGATATGGATGGACAATCAGGCATATTTGTACCGAATAACGATGAAGTAAAAGCAGCCAAGGAAGTAGCTTCTACACTGGCATCATCAGCAGGAACAAGTATTATGATTTCGGACAATGCAGGTTCACAGCTAGCCGCCGATATGGGTAAAGGGCTGATACAAGGGGCAGCACAATATGTAAGTAAAAAAATGAGTGTGGTAAAAGTTACCCTCAAAGCAAACTACAAGCTATTGTTACTACCCAAAGAAAATTAA
- a CDS encoding TraL conjugative transposon family protein translates to MIRKIMNRINEWLEDGLRGLLGRLTPDRRIILVISMFLVFGGLSIYMTFSSIYNFGKNKAEKMQIEQIESLRLQLEQQRDSINNLKSIE, encoded by the coding sequence ATGATACGAAAAATAATGAATCGCATCAATGAATGGTTGGAGGATGGTCTGCGGGGCTTGCTCGGCAGACTTACCCCCGACAGACGGATTATCCTTGTGATAAGCATGTTCCTTGTTTTCGGTGGTCTTTCCATCTACATGACCTTTTCTTCTATTTACAATTTTGGTAAAAACAAAGCAGAAAAGATGCAGATAGAGCAGATCGAATCGCTGAGACTGCAATTGGAACAACAGCGAGATAGTATTAACAATCTAAAATCAATAGAATAA
- the traK gene encoding conjugative transposon protein TraK, producing the protein MEFKSLKNIETSFKQIRLFGIVFVCMCAVITGYSVWSSYNFAEAQRQRIYVLDGGKSLMLALSQDMTQNRPVEAREHVKRFHELFFTLSPDKKAIESNVNRALFLVDKSAFKYYQDMAEKGYYNRIVSGNINQIVQVDSIACDFDSYPYKAVTYAKQMIIRESNLTERSLVTRCNLINSVRSDNNPHGFTMEKFEIVENRDIRISER; encoded by the coding sequence ATGGAGTTCAAAAGTTTAAAAAATATAGAAACATCCTTCAAACAGATACGCTTGTTCGGTATTGTCTTTGTCTGTATGTGTGCCGTCATTACGGGCTATTCCGTATGGTCGTCGTATAATTTTGCCGAAGCACAACGCCAGCGTATCTATGTATTGGACGGTGGCAAGTCCTTAATGCTTGCCTTGTCCCAAGATATGACACAAAACAGACCTGTGGAAGCACGCGAACACGTTAAGCGTTTTCACGAGCTGTTTTTCACTCTCTCACCCGATAAAAAAGCCATCGAAAGCAACGTAAACAGGGCATTGTTCCTTGTCGATAAATCGGCTTTCAAATACTATCAGGACATGGCAGAAAAAGGGTATTACAATCGTATCGTGTCCGGGAATATCAATCAAATTGTACAAGTCGATAGTATTGCTTGTGATTTTGACAGCTATCCCTACAAGGCGGTAACCTATGCCAAACAAATGATTATCCGGGAGAGTAACCTCACCGAACGCAGTCTGGTTACACGTTGCAATTTGATCAACTCGGTACGCTCGGACAATAACCCTCACGGTTTCACAATGGAGAAATTCGAAATTGTGGAGAATCGGGATATTCGGATATCGGAAAGGTAG
- the traJ gene encoding conjugative transposon protein TraJ, whose amino-acid sequence MTLLAIDFDNLHQLLRNLYQDMMPLCGDMVGVAKGIAGLGALFYVASRVWQALSRAEPIDVYPLLRPFVIGLCIMFFPTFVLGTINAVMSPVVKGTHTILETQMTDVHALQAEKEQLEYDARLREGKAWLVDDEVYDQKMKELGIWDTPEIISMWGERTWYDMKMWFRQLIRDFFELLFNAAALTIDTLRTFFLVVLSILGPLAFALSIYDGFQSTLTNWISRYISIYLWLPIADLFSALLSKIQALMLQMDIDMLRDPSYVPDASNGVYIIFFIIGIIGYFSIPSVAGWVIQAGGGSATRGVNTMASKGAAMAGGVAGAAAGNVAGRLMGKK is encoded by the coding sequence ATGACACTGCTTGCAATAGATTTCGACAACCTGCATCAGCTTCTCCGCAATCTGTATCAGGATATGATGCCGCTTTGTGGCGATATGGTCGGTGTTGCCAAAGGGATAGCCGGACTCGGTGCACTGTTCTATGTAGCTTCCCGTGTATGGCAAGCCTTGTCACGGGCAGAACCGATAGATGTATATCCTTTGCTCAGACCTTTTGTTATTGGACTCTGCATTATGTTCTTTCCAACTTTTGTGCTCGGTACGATTAACGCTGTTATGTCCCCTGTGGTCAAAGGAACACATACCATATTGGAGACACAAATGACAGATGTCCATGCCCTGCAAGCGGAGAAAGAACAATTGGAGTACGATGCACGGCTACGTGAAGGGAAAGCATGGCTGGTCGATGATGAGGTGTACGACCAAAAAATGAAAGAACTCGGTATCTGGGACACTCCCGAAATAATATCTATGTGGGGAGAACGCACGTGGTATGATATGAAAATGTGGTTTCGCCAACTGATCCGGGATTTCTTCGAGTTGTTGTTCAATGCCGCAGCCCTTACGATTGATACCTTACGCACCTTTTTCTTGGTAGTGCTGTCAATCTTAGGGCCGTTGGCATTTGCCCTTTCGATTTATGACGGTTTTCAATCCACGCTGACTAATTGGATTTCCCGCTACATTTCTATCTACTTGTGGCTACCTATTGCCGACCTGTTCTCGGCACTGCTCTCCAAGATTCAGGCACTTATGCTACAAATGGATATAGATATGTTGAGAGATCCGTCCTATGTACCGGATGCCAGTAACGGGGTATATATCATATTCTTCATCATCGGCATTATCGGATATTTCTCTATTCCGAGCGTGGCAGGTTGGGTTATTCAGGCAGGTGGCGGTAGTGCTACCCGTGGAGTAAACACAATGGCGAGTAAAGGGGCTGCGATGGCAGGAGGTGTTGCTGGAGCTGCGGCAGGTAACGTCGCTGGTCGCCTGATGGGTAAGAAATAA
- a CDS encoding DUF4141 domain-containing protein: protein MKKILFCLVALMGLCTYQAKAQWTVIDPSNLAQNIMTVSKTATTASNVINSFKEMQKIYDQGKQYYDKLQSVHNLIKDARKVKETVELVSEISQIYSTNFNKMLSDRNFSVNELEAISNGYAKLLNESGNLLSDIKNVVSLSNGLSMTDAERMSIIDDIHAKMLEHRNLVRYFSKKSISVSFIRSQEKGDLERVQSLYGNPSDKYW from the coding sequence ATGAAGAAAATACTTTTCTGCCTTGTGGCACTCATGGGACTGTGCACCTATCAGGCAAAAGCACAATGGACGGTGATCGATCCCTCCAATCTGGCGCAAAATATTATGACTGTTTCCAAAACAGCCACAACAGCCAGTAATGTGATTAACTCTTTCAAAGAAATGCAAAAAATCTACGACCAGGGGAAACAGTATTACGACAAATTGCAGTCGGTACACAATCTGATCAAGGATGCCCGCAAAGTGAAAGAAACAGTAGAATTGGTCAGCGAAATATCGCAGATCTATTCTACCAACTTCAACAAGATGCTATCCGATAGAAATTTTAGCGTTAACGAGTTGGAGGCTATATCAAATGGGTATGCCAAGTTATTGAATGAAAGTGGTAACCTGCTTTCTGATATAAAGAATGTCGTTTCCCTCTCCAACGGACTTTCGATGACCGATGCCGAGCGTATGTCCATCATAGATGATATACACGCCAAGATGCTTGAACATCGCAACCTTGTCCGCTACTTTTCCAAGAAAAGCATTTCCGTTTCTTTCATCCGCAGTCAGGAGAAAGGCGATCTGGAGCGAGTACAAAGTTTGTATGGTAATCCATCCGATAAATATTGGTAA
- a CDS encoding DUF3876 domain-containing protein: MFSPCNITDSCSTSTDFSMREITGRWVSRDGHTKVYIYPNIIQKWGGTRFRLTYNNPLVVCDRALKRWFGKYYINLYGHIEITYNREQEVLHLSAFGEYVREED, translated from the coding sequence ATGTTCAGTCCATGTAATATAACCGATTCTTGTTCCACTTCTACAGACTTTTCCATGCGGGAGATTACGGGGCGTTGGGTAAGTAGAGACGGGCATACGAAAGTATATATCTATCCCAATATTATTCAAAAATGGGGAGGTACTCGGTTTAGGCTTACTTACAACAACCCGCTGGTAGTCTGTGATCGTGCATTAAAAAGATGGTTTGGTAAATATTACATCAACCTGTACGGGCACATCGAGATTACTTACAATCGGGAGCAGGAGGTCTTGCACCTTTCCGCTTTCGGAGAGTATGTCAGGGAGGAGGATTAG
- a CDS encoding TraG family conjugative transposon ATPase yields MSWFLVNRNFKLLEPYEGKLSRTVLRGESSRKGADLLGKAIAKEGMAEYIKYLFKTVRKFFGEAIVVTQEVDDIIASPIVKESIINNSDCKILLDQRKYMNKFDSIQALLGLTEKEKSQVLSINMSNNPNRKYKEVWFGLGGVQSAVYATEVSLEEYFTFTTEETEKLEVARKTEELDGNIELAIKQIAESKRK; encoded by the coding sequence ATGAGCTGGTTTCTAGTAAATAGAAATTTTAAGTTGCTTGAGCCGTATGAAGGGAAACTTTCACGTACGGTTCTTAGAGGGGAAAGCTCCCGAAAGGGAGCTGACCTACTCGGCAAAGCCATCGCTAAAGAAGGTATGGCAGAGTATATTAAGTACCTTTTTAAGACTGTTCGAAAATTCTTCGGTGAGGCAATCGTTGTCACTCAGGAGGTGGACGATATTATCGCTTCGCCTATTGTGAAAGAGTCCATCATCAACAACTCCGACTGCAAAATTCTCTTAGACCAACGTAAATACATGAACAAATTTGATAGCATCCAAGCTCTCTTGGGGCTGACCGAAAAAGAAAAAAGTCAGGTGCTATCCATCAATATGTCCAATAATCCGAACCGAAAATATAAAGAAGTCTGGTTTGGATTGGGCGGTGTTCAGTCGGCTGTATATGCCACCGAAGTGAGTCTGGAAGAGTATTTTACGTTCACAACGGAAGAAACGGAGAAGCTGGAAGTTGCTCGGAAAACCGAAGAGTTGGACGGTAATATTGAGTTGGCTATAAAACAAATAGCTGAAAGTAAACGCAAGTAA
- the ltrA gene encoding group II intron reverse transcriptase/maturase, with amino-acid sequence MNDIKTSCASTDQQWNTWLDIDWDKCQIAVDKLQARIVKAQKEGRYGRVKALQWTLTHSFYAKALAVKRVTSNKGSRTAGVDRATWSTPNAKFQAISDLKRRGYTPQPLRRIHIKKSNGKLRPLGIPTMKDRAMQALYLLALEPVAETTADSNSYGFRKGRSTADAREQCFCVLAKRTSPEWIMEGDIKGCFDHISHDWLINNIPMDKLMLKKWLKCGFVFNKELFPTNEGTPQGGIISPTLANMTLDGLQVMLAKKYHKKFVNRTTTYYPKVHLVRYADDFIITGRTKEALEEIKPLVVEFLQERGLTLSEEKTKMTHISEGFDFLGYNIRKYDNGKLLIKPSKEGLKKFMKKIRGIIDSNKGSKQESLIRLMNPVIVGWVNYYKNCVASDTFRKADYLIYEKLQQWARRRHPKKGRTWVSDRYFTRIKNRNWCFVANFKKKGKDDRIVLKRLYDTKITRYVKVKAESNPFDPEWDTYFKKRKEYKMLKNLNDTKPLLYLWKKQKGICPLCGEPIDIDDSWGTTEKKTTPEKQNYLVHDSCRRKNDQLKRCNNELVSSK; translated from the coding sequence ATGAACGACATTAAAACATCGTGTGCATCTACTGACCAACAGTGGAACACTTGGCTCGATATTGATTGGGACAAGTGCCAAATTGCGGTTGATAAGCTACAGGCGCGTATTGTAAAAGCTCAGAAAGAAGGCAGATACGGCAGAGTGAAAGCTTTGCAGTGGACGCTGACGCATTCGTTTTATGCCAAAGCATTGGCTGTAAAACGTGTTACATCTAATAAAGGCAGTCGAACTGCGGGAGTAGATCGTGCAACATGGTCAACTCCAAATGCTAAATTTCAGGCAATCAGTGATCTGAAAAGACGAGGGTACACTCCCCAACCGCTAAGACGGATACATATTAAAAAGAGTAATGGAAAATTAAGACCTCTTGGTATTCCTACAATGAAGGACAGAGCAATGCAAGCATTATATCTGCTGGCATTAGAGCCTGTTGCTGAAACCACGGCAGACAGTAATTCTTACGGATTCCGTAAAGGAAGAAGTACTGCTGATGCAAGAGAACAATGTTTCTGTGTATTGGCAAAGAGAACCTCTCCCGAATGGATTATGGAAGGAGATATTAAAGGATGCTTTGACCATATCAGCCATGACTGGCTCATCAACAATATTCCAATGGATAAGCTGATGTTAAAGAAATGGCTTAAATGTGGCTTTGTGTTCAATAAAGAACTGTTTCCGACAAACGAAGGAACACCTCAAGGGGGGATTATTTCTCCAACTCTGGCTAATATGACTTTGGATGGATTGCAAGTTATGCTTGCAAAGAAGTATCATAAAAAGTTCGTAAACAGAACAACAACCTATTATCCAAAAGTTCATTTGGTACGTTATGCAGACGATTTTATCATCACAGGCAGAACCAAAGAAGCTTTGGAAGAAATCAAACCATTGGTAGTAGAGTTTCTTCAAGAAAGAGGGCTTACCCTCTCAGAAGAAAAGACGAAGATGACTCACATAAGCGAAGGCTTTGATTTTCTTGGGTATAACATCCGTAAATACGATAATGGTAAACTTCTGATCAAACCATCTAAGGAAGGTCTAAAGAAATTCATGAAGAAAATCCGAGGAATTATTGATTCCAACAAGGGCAGTAAACAAGAATCTCTTATACGGCTAATGAATCCTGTAATCGTAGGTTGGGTAAATTACTACAAAAACTGTGTAGCATCGGACACCTTCAGAAAAGCTGATTACTTGATATACGAAAAGTTGCAGCAATGGGCAAGAAGAAGGCATCCCAAGAAAGGAAGAACTTGGGTTTCGGACAGGTATTTTACAAGAATCAAAAACAGAAACTGGTGCTTTGTAGCGAATTTCAAGAAGAAAGGAAAAGATGACAGGATCGTCCTTAAACGCTTGTATGATACAAAGATCACTCGCTATGTGAAAGTGAAAGCCGAATCGAATCCATTTGACCCTGAATGGGATACTTACTTCAAAAAGAGAAAAGAGTACAAAATGCTCAAAAATCTCAATGATACAAAGCCCTTGCTGTATCTATGGAAAAAGCAAAAAGGAATATGTCCTTTATGTGGAGAGCCAATTGACATAGATGATTCTTGGGGTACTACTGAAAAGAAAACCACCCCGGAAAAGCAGAATTATTTAGTGCATGATAGCTGTCGCAGAAAGAATGACCAATTAAAAAGATGTAACAATGAGCTGGTTTCTAGTAAATAG
- the ltrA gene encoding group II intron reverse transcriptase/maturase yields the protein MNESKTSCASTDRTKSIAWESIEWNKCEREVKKLQARIVKAQKESKHNKVKALQWVLTHSFYAKALAVKRVSSNKGKATAGVDGKILNTPIAKANAITELKRRGYSPQPLRRVHIKKSNGKLRPLGIPTMKDRAMQALYLMALDPVAETTADNHSYGFRKGRSTQDAMKQCFIDLAKDYCPKWILEGDIKGCFDHISHEWLLENIPMDKVMLKKWLKAGFVFNKMLFPTDEGTPQGGIISPTLANMTLDGLQELLAQKYKARRIKGERNKKYHPKVNLVRYADDFIITSEDRSVLESEIMPLLKEFLAVRGLTLSEEKTKITHIDDGFDFLGFNFRKYNGTMLVRPSKEKVKVFLDKVRHIIETNKMAKQETIIRLLNPMLIGWANYYKYSIASEIFGRADFEIFRKLWRWSKRRHNAKGKYWVANKYYHRVNGRSWTFSVSDSRKKNGEYFSLKRLTNTKTESYVKIRSEANPYDSEWAEYFDKRETYQMLNTLKGRRSLLYIWEKQNRICPICENLINREKEWSIMEQTIENHIKRTLVHDSCRRSVLLKNRRNEPVS from the coding sequence ATGAACGAAAGTAAAACATCGTGTGCATCAACTGACCGAACAAAATCAATCGCATGGGAATCCATTGAATGGAATAAGTGTGAACGTGAGGTTAAGAAGCTACAAGCACGTATTGTAAAGGCTCAAAAGGAAAGTAAACACAATAAGGTGAAAGCCTTACAGTGGGTGCTTACTCACTCTTTTTATGCTAAAGCATTGGCTGTAAAAAGAGTGTCTTCTAATAAAGGAAAAGCTACGGCTGGGGTAGATGGTAAAATTTTGAATACCCCAATAGCCAAGGCAAATGCGATTACTGAATTGAAAAGACGGGGATATTCTCCGCAACCATTAAGAAGAGTACATATTAAAAAGAGTAATGGAAAACTACGCCCGTTAGGAATTCCAACAATGAAAGACAGAGCAATGCAAGCATTATATCTCATGGCATTAGACCCTGTGGCTGAAACAACTGCTGATAACCATTCGTATGGTTTCCGCAAAGGAAGAAGCACGCAGGATGCTATGAAACAATGTTTTATTGATTTGGCAAAAGATTATTGTCCTAAGTGGATATTGGAAGGAGATATAAAAGGTTGTTTTGACCATATCAGCCATGAATGGCTTCTGGAAAATATCCCAATGGATAAGGTTATGCTAAAGAAATGGTTAAAAGCAGGATTTGTCTTTAATAAAATGTTGTTCCCGACAGACGAGGGTACGCCACAAGGTGGTATCATATCTCCAACACTTGCTAATATGACCTTAGATGGTCTACAAGAACTACTTGCACAGAAGTATAAAGCAAGAAGAATCAAAGGTGAAAGGAATAAAAAATATCACCCAAAGGTCAATCTTGTTCGATATGCTGATGACTTCATCATAACAAGCGAAGACAGAAGTGTATTGGAATCTGAAATCATGCCATTATTAAAAGAGTTTCTCGCAGTAAGGGGACTTACCCTATCTGAAGAGAAAACGAAGATTACTCATATTGATGATGGTTTTGATTTTCTTGGATTCAACTTCAGAAAGTATAACGGAACAATGCTTGTGAGACCATCAAAAGAAAAGGTAAAAGTCTTTTTGGATAAGGTTCGACATATTATTGAAACAAATAAAATGGCGAAACAAGAGACAATTATAAGACTTTTAAACCCGATGCTTATAGGTTGGGCTAACTATTATAAATATAGTATAGCATCAGAAATATTCGGTAGAGCAGATTTTGAAATTTTCAGAAAACTATGGAGGTGGTCGAAAAGACGACATAATGCTAAAGGAAAATATTGGGTTGCCAATAAATACTATCATAGGGTAAATGGTAGAAGCTGGACTTTTTCAGTAAGTGATAGTCGTAAAAAGAATGGTGAGTACTTCTCGTTAAAGCGACTAACCAATACAAAAACAGAATCCTATGTGAAGATTAGATCAGAGGCTAATCCATATGACTCAGAGTGGGCTGAATATTTTGATAAAAGAGAAACTTATCAGATGCTCAACACCCTTAAAGGCAGAAGGTCACTCCTATATATCTGGGAAAAACAAAACCGTATTTGTCCAATTTGCGAGAATTTAATAAACAGAGAGAAAGAATGGAGTATCATGGAACAAACCATAGAAAACCATATCAAAAGAACTCTAGTACATGATAGTTGTCGCAGAAGTGTATTACTTAAAAATAGAAGAAATGAGCCGGTTTCATAA
- a CDS encoding DUF4133 domain-containing protein, with amino-acid sequence MEYNINKGIGKSVEFKGLKAQYLFIFAGGLLAVFIVFVVMYMAGVDQWICIGFGVIAASALVWLTFNLNAKYGEHGLMKLLAKRQHPRFLINRKNSRRLFQYPKKKEVWDA; translated from the coding sequence ATGGAGTATAATATTAACAAGGGCATTGGCAAGAGTGTGGAATTTAAGGGTTTGAAAGCACAATATCTTTTCATCTTCGCAGGTGGTCTACTGGCTGTATTCATCGTATTTGTAGTGATGTATATGGCAGGGGTAGATCAGTGGATATGTATCGGTTTCGGCGTTATCGCTGCTTCCGCATTGGTATGGCTGACTTTCAACCTGAATGCGAAATATGGAGAACACGGGCTTATGAAGTTGCTCGCCAAACGGCAACATCCCCGTTTTCTAATTAATCGTAAAAATTCCCGTCGCTTGTTCCAATACCCAAAAAAGAAGGAGGTCTGGGATGCGTAA
- a CDS encoding DUF4134 domain-containing protein: MTKKKFLLSAAFIMVAVSSVFAQGNGIGGITEATNMVTSYFDPGTKLIYAIGAVVGLIGGIKVYNKFSSGDPDTSKTAASWFGACIFLIVAATILRSFFL, encoded by the coding sequence ATGACAAAGAAAAAATTTCTTCTGTCAGCAGCCTTTATCATGGTTGCTGTATCATCAGTATTCGCACAAGGTAACGGCATCGGAGGTATCACCGAAGCTACCAATATGGTAACCTCGTATTTCGATCCGGGGACAAAGCTCATCTACGCTATCGGTGCAGTTGTGGGACTCATCGGAGGTATAAAAGTCTATAATAAATTCTCTTCGGGTGATCCCGATACGAGCAAAACAGCCGCTTCGTGGTTCGGTGCGTGTATCTTCCTTATCGTGGCTGCTACCATTCTACGCTCCTTCTTCCTGTAA
- a CDS encoding DUF3408 domain-containing protein, with product MKRNSFFKKAKSGQPKENEIPNGKQDQQMEYQDTFLKHQEFRARQCVYLSQEVHASISRIVHVLALTGNKISVGGYIDNIITEHLKTHKELLDDIYRKQLDQFL from the coding sequence ATGAAAAGAAATAGTTTTTTCAAAAAAGCAAAATCGGGACAACCTAAAGAGAATGAAATACCGAATGGTAAGCAAGATCAGCAGATGGAATATCAAGATACCTTTTTGAAGCATCAAGAATTTAGAGCTCGTCAATGCGTGTATCTTAGTCAAGAAGTACATGCCTCTATTAGTCGGATTGTTCATGTATTAGCATTAACCGGAAATAAAATTAGTGTGGGGGGCTACATTGACAATATAATTACAGAGCATTTAAAAACCCATAAAGAATTGCTTGACGATATCTATCGTAAACAACTCGACCAATTTCTATAA
- a CDS encoding DUF3408 domain-containing protein, with protein MEEKKTDTKLNAQDIIARTGRRERKLQAYSPEPVPVEEVVLEAEQIVKQIATPTAENIKEPPREEPRKRKSKAQAEADYQSLFIHESAIAARSGKTVYICKEHHERIIKILHVIAKNDVSLFSYIYNVLEHHFTTYQEDITELYDNNIEKVF; from the coding sequence ATGGAAGAAAAGAAAACCGATACGAAGTTGAATGCTCAGGACATCATCGCACGTACAGGCAGAAGAGAACGCAAGTTACAGGCTTATTCTCCCGAACCTGTTCCGGTAGAGGAAGTTGTTCTCGAAGCAGAACAGATTGTAAAACAAATAGCAACACCTACAGCGGAAAACATCAAGGAGCCGCCACGCGAAGAACCTCGTAAACGAAAATCAAAAGCACAGGCAGAGGCGGATTATCAAAGCCTTTTTATACATGAGTCGGCAATAGCTGCACGAAGCGGAAAAACAGTTTATATCTGTAAAGAGCATCACGAAAGAATCATTAAGATACTGCACGTCATAGCCAAGAATGATGTTTCCTTATTCAGTTATATCTACAATGTATTGGAACATCATTTCACTACTTATCAGGAAGATATAACCGAACTGTATGATAATAATATCGAAAAAGTATTTTAA
- a CDS encoding ParA family protein has protein sequence MKKKPIYVAFSTQKGGAGKTTLTVLAASYLHYVKGKNIAVIDCDYPQYSIADMRERDFKMCENDEYYKGMLYEQFTRLENKKAYPIIESNTKEAIADAEHLIPQGDFDFIFFDLPGTLNNVDLIHTLARMDYIIAPIAADRVVMESTLDYMVTVRDDIMGSGKSDIKEIYLLWNLVDGREKSELYEVYEAVINELQFTTLNTFIPNSLRFRREQSESHKALFRSTLFPVDKSLVKGSNIDTLSDELLEILK, from the coding sequence ATGAAAAAGAAACCTATTTATGTGGCATTCTCAACCCAAAAGGGAGGAGCCGGAAAAACAACTCTTACTGTATTGGCTGCATCCTATTTGCACTATGTAAAAGGAAAGAATATCGCAGTGATTGATTGCGATTACCCTCAGTATTCCATTGCAGATATGCGAGAGCGGGATTTTAAGATGTGCGAAAATGACGAATATTACAAGGGAATGCTGTACGAACAATTTACCCGTTTAGAAAACAAGAAAGCCTATCCTATTATTGAGAGTAACACGAAAGAAGCTATCGCTGATGCCGAGCATCTGATTCCGCAGGGTGATTTTGATTTTATATTCTTTGATCTGCCGGGAACACTCAACAATGTAGATTTAATCCATACGCTTGCACGAATGGATTATATTATAGCCCCCATCGCTGCTGACCGTGTGGTTATGGAGAGTACGCTTGATTACATGGTAACTGTACGGGATGATATTATGGGTAGTGGTAAATCCGATATTAAGGAAATTTACCTGCTTTGGAATCTGGTAGACGGACGGGAGAAATCTGAACTCTATGAAGTGTATGAGGCAGTCATTAACGAGTTGCAATTTACAACCCTTAATACATTTATCCCAAATAGTCTGCGATTCCGACGTGAACAATCTGAAAGTCACAAAGCTTTGTTCCGATCTACTCTATTCCCTGTAGATAAGTCTCTTGTAAAAGGCAGTAATATAGATACTCTTTCAGACGAATTGCTTGAAATTCTAAAGTAA